In the Colletotrichum lupini chromosome 1, complete sequence genome, one interval contains:
- a CDS encoding transferase hexapeptide domain-containing protein has translation MSSNKRHSMLPAVSNQGPRPPVSFSSSLTVADSAILVGTHSITIQSESVLHPRSKLETTNGSILIGRRCIIHERAHIGKVGNDDASGGISLGDYVTVEVGATIESGGTDIGTDTVVGVRSRIGHGAVIGKNCTISPLTVIKPGEKVPDFTVVYSNGQRRTDRRGVADLRHKAQARQIDVLRRLIPNKAEKWLS, from the exons ATGTCGTCTAACAAGCGGCATTCTATGCTGCCCGCCGTCTCCAATCAAGGCCCACGACCTCCCGTTAGCTTCTCGTCATCTCTTACCGTGGCCGACAGCGCCATTCTCGTCGGAACACACTCAATCACGATTCAGTCGGAAAGCGTATTGCACCCACGATCGAAGCTGGAGACCACGAACGGCAGCATCCTCATCGGTCGGAGGTGCATCATCCACGAGCGGGCTCATATCGGCAAAGTTGGTAACGACGACGCCAGCGGAGGCATCTCGCTCGGAGACTACGTGACGGTAGAGGTTGGCGCCACCATTGAATCCGGAGGCACAGATATTGGAACAGATACGGTAGTTGGGGTCCGATCTCGGATCGGACATGGCGCTGTCATTGGCAAG AACTGCACAATCTCGCCTTTGACTGTCATCAAGCCTGGCGAAAAGGTCCCGGATTTCACAGTGGTCTACTCGAATGGGCAGAGACGGACGGATAGGCGAGGAGTCGCAGATTTGAGACATAAGGCGCAGGCGCGCCAGATTGATGTGCTTAGAAGATTGATACCCAATAAGGCCGAGAAATGGCTGAGTTAA
- a CDS encoding cation efflux family protein, producing the protein MQTPRESQDGVQPSSIASARGNSVGHSESNSKAEANKEHNEHLKDNADIISPVQPSGTDDKAVTEGLFVSTSNDTAANKSDVVRTSSKRGGGDGPYSNVDATDASTVDTYRPDPYDFGRHRRDNVSKKQMKIEHPKGNKRKLKKFYNRQNELIDQFLGAEDEERQQVAEDARMGPKIKFAVNASFTVNFCLFVIQLYAAVSTGSLSLFATAADAFMDLVSSFVMLITSRMAARPSVYKYPVGRTRIETIGIILFCALMTTVAIQLLVESGRSLGEGKRASEQLHIVPIVIVGVAIFAKASLMIYCFAYRKFPSVHVFFIDHRNDIVVNSFGLIMSVVGDRFVWYLDPIGAICIALLILFSWVSNAFEQVWLLVGKSAPRDFVSKLIYMAMTHDTRILKVDTCRAYHAGQNYYVEIDIVMDETTPLRISHDVAQELQRKVEGLSDVERAFVHVDYSEVHDPHEEHKPLYERLSKKPQKRTLKDILLRTKKETADVTETEISSGRNSA; encoded by the exons ATGCAAACTCCACGCGAGTCTCAGGACGGCGTCCAACCATCATCTA TCGCCTCAGCTCGAGGCAACTCTGTCGGTCATTCGGAAAGTAATTCGAAGGCTGAAGCGAACAAGGAACACAATGAACACCTAAAGGACAACGCAGACATCATCTCACCGGTTCAGCCATCTGGCACGGACGACAAAGCTGTGACTGAAGGGCTCTTCGTGTCGACTTCGAACGACACAGCAGCCAACAAGAGCGACGTCGTCAGAACTTCCTCCAAgagaggcggcggcgacggcccGTACTCCAACGTCGACGCCACGGACGCTTCTACCGTCGACACTTATCGGCCGGACCCCTACGACTTTGGTCGACACCGTCGTGACAATGTCTCCAAGAAGCAGATGAAGATTGAGCATCCCAAGGGCAACAAGAGGAAACTAAAGAAATTCTACAACCGACAGAATGAGCTCATTGACCAATTCCTCGGTGCCGAGGATGAAGAGAGACAGCAGGTTGCTGAAGACGCGCGAATGGGTCCCAAGATCAAGTTCGCCGTCAACGCCTCCTTCACAGTCAACTTTTGCCTATTCGTCATTCAGCTCTACGCCGCCGTCTCAACTGGGTCTCTGTCG CTTTTTGCCACTGCAGCCGACGCATTT ATGGATCTGGTCTCATCCTTTGTGATGCTCATCACCTCAAGGATGGCGGCGCGGCCGAGCGTTTACAAGTACCCGGTG GGACGAACCAGGATTGAGACGATTGGCATCATCTTATTCTGCGCTCTCATGACAACCGTTGCCATTCAACTTCTG GTCGAGTCAGGCCGCTCACTTGGCGAGGGCAAGCGGGCCTCTGAACAACTGCACATTGTCCCCATCGTTATCGTTGGTGTGGCCATCTTTGCCAAGGCCTCCCTGATGATCTACTGCTTCGCCTACCGGAAATTCCCTTCAGTGCATGTGTTTTTT ATCGACCACCGCAATGACATTGTGGTCAACAGCTTCGGCCTGATCATGTCCGTCGTGGGAGACCGCTTCGTGTGGTACTTGGATCCCATTGGCGCCATCTGCATTGCGCTGCTCATCTTGTTCTCCTGGGTGTCCAACGCCTTTGAGCAGGTGTGGTTGCTCGTCGGCAAGTCGGCGCCGAGAGACTTTGTCTCGAAGCTGATTTACATGGCCATGACCCACGATACTCGGATTCTCAAAGTTGACACT TGCCGCGCGTATCACGCAGGACAAAATTACTACGTGGAGATTGACATCGTCATGGATGAGACGACGCCCCTGAGAATCTCGCACGACGTTGCTCAGGAACTGCAGAGAAAGGTCGAAG GTTTGTCTGATGTCGAAAGAGCCTTCGTCCATGTCGACTACAGCGAGGTTCACGATCCTCATGAGGAGCACAAGCCGCTGTACGAGAGACTCTCAAAGAAGCCCCAGAAGAGGACGCTCAAGGACATCCTGTTGAGGACGAAGAAGGAGACGGCAGACGTCACGGAGACTGAAATCTCGAGCGGGCGAAACTCTGCATGA